In the Candidatus Bathyarchaeia archaeon genome, CGCGGCATGTTCCTTCCATGCTAACCATGCATGCGCCTACAGGGTTTTGAGGAGTGCACGCTTTAAGAAACAAGGGACAAGCAGGAGGTTTGATTTTGCCTACAACCACCAAATGGCACTGGCAACCGGGCTGTGAATCAACACCGTCCACCAACGGGACACTGTGTTTCTTGAGTGCATCGAAGGAAGAGTAAGCATCTTTGAGTGCAAGCGTGGAGTTTGGAATGACACCTAAACCGCGCCATTTCCCATCGACCACCTCGAAAGCTTCGTTAATTAGGCGCTGGGCTTTCACGTTGCCTTGCCAACTGACTCCGCGAGAATACTCATTCTCCAGTCGAGGTTTACCTTCGCTAAGCTGCTTAACAATCATGTAAACTGAGAACAGCAAATCCAACGGCTCAAACCCCGCCACAACTGTGGGCAACCCATATTTTTGGGGAAAAACCGCATAAGGCTCAACCCCAATAATTGTGCTCACATGACCGGGCGCAATAAAACCCTTGAGCTGTAAGTCATCCATTTTGGCAAGCAACTCCATGGCGGGAGGCACTACCCGATGAGAAACCAGAAAACTCAGGTTCTTTGCCGCTTTCCGACCGACCTCAATTGCCGTGGAAGGCGCCGTGGTTTCAAACCCGACTGCAAAGAAAACAAACTCTTTTTGCGGCTCTTCCTGCGCCATCTTGACTGCGTCGCTGGTGCTGTAGACAATGCGGATATCTGCACCTTCAGCTTTGGCGTCCAAAAGTGCCCCATGGGAGCCGGGAACCCGCAACACATCCCCAAAACAAGTTATCACGATGCCTTTTTTTGCCATTTGGATGGCGGCGTCCACTTCGGAGGCGGGCAAAATGCATACGGGACATCCGGGTCCTGCGATTACTTCAATGTTGGAGGGTAGAAGGCTGCGTATGCCGAAGTGGCTTATGGTCCATTCGTGGGTTCCGCAGACATGGCAAATTTTGATTACGCCGTTTTTGGGGGTTAAGGCGTTTATTTTGTCGGCTACGCGTTTTGCCATTTCGGGGTCTCGATAACTTTGCGAGGTCACCATGTAAATCAGCTGCTATTGGGTTCCTGCGTCTAAAACCTCATTCCACAAACTAAGGGTTTCTAAAGCGTCTTTTTCGCTCATGGTCTGGATTGCGTAGCCTGCGTGAACCAAAACGTAGTCGCCTACTTTCGCGTCAACCAATGTCACGTTAACTTCACGCAGAACTTTCTCGCCGAAATCCACTTGCGCTTTGTCGCCCGTGATGCTCATGACACGTGCGGGTATAGCTAAACACATAACAGGTCAACACATATTTGGGGCGTAAACAGCGATAAAAAGAGATTGGTTAAAAACCCCAAAAGCCACCAACAAATGCCTGCCCAAAGGAAACGCCACCATCACCAGAAGGAACTGCTTCATGCACCAGAAAACGCAGCCCCCGCGCCTCCACCACCTCCCGCATCATTTGGACAAGCAAGGCGTTGACGGCTGAGCCGCCTGTGAATCCGACATTTCCAACCCCCAACTCAACGGCTTTATCTGCAGCCAACGCTCCAAGCCCCCTCGCCAAGTAAACGTGAACGCTAAAAGCCAAGTCCGCCACGGAAAACCTGCGACGGTTCTGATAGATTTCCGACAGCAGCCCCGTTGTCTCCAGCACTCCGCCACATATTTGGGGAGGCAGTTTCAGGACATCTTTGCCGTTGACGGCTGCAGATTCGAGTTTCATTGCTGCTTCACCTTCGTAGGTGCGTTCGTAGCATATGCCAAGTATTGCGGATGCAGCGTCAAGGATTCTGCCGACGCTGGTGGTTTGGGGGATGTTTTGGGGTTTTTGAAGTTGGGTGAGGAGCAGTTCGGCTTCGGTTCGTCCATGGGGTAGGTGCACTGTGTTTTCTGTGAGCCACTGGGTTATGTCCATTGTTTTGTTTAGAACTGCGGCGGCTATGCGCAGGGGATACCGCGTGGACACGTCTCCACCCAGAAGGGGCTGCGGCTCCAGATGCCCCACCCGCCTAAAACCCTTCGATGTGTCACTGCAGTGGAGGATTTCGCCGCCCCAAGCCCCACCATCAGCGCCATAACCGTAACCATCACAGGCAACCCCCACAACCTCACCGACACCGTGCTCAGCCATCAACGCGGCAACATGCGCATGGTGATGCTGCACCCTAACCAGACTCCAACCGTTTTGTTCAGCGAGTTCCTGCGCGAGGTGGGTGGTGGTGAATTTGGGGTGTAAATCGCAGGCGACGGCGTCGATTTTGCTGTTGGTAAGCCGAATAAGGTGCGAGGTGGCTTCTTTGAGGAAACCGCGGGTTTCCAAGTTTTCCATATCACCAATATGCTGGCTGAGGAAGGCTTTGTTTCCGTTGAGAACGCAGCTGGTGTTGTTAAGTTCCCCGCCCAAAGCGACCACACAATGTTTTGCTTTTTGTTTGAGCATGATGGGGGCGGGTGCGTATCCGCGGCTTCGGCGAATGAACACGTTGCGGGCGCCGTGGACGCGGGTAACGCTGTCGTCGCATCGGTGAGCTATTTTGCGGTTATGAAACAGAAAATAATCCACCGTGCCGCCTAAGACGTTTAGGGCGTGGGTGTTGTTGTTGATTATGGGTTGGCTGGTGGGGTTGGCGCTGGTCATCACGAAGGCGGCGTCGGGAACTTGGTCGAAGAGCATGTAGTGCATGGCGCTGTATGGCAGCATGACGCCTACGTTGTGCAAGTCGGGCGCAATCAGCGGCGAAAGAGTGTATGAGGCGGCTTTGTTGAGTAGAACGATTGGGTGTGCGGGTGAGGTAAGCAGTTCTTGTTCCTTCGGGTTAACTTCGGCGAACCCGCCGATGGCATCTATGCTGCGAGCCATCAGGGCAAACGGCTTAGCCAGACGGTGCTTCGAGGCTCGAAGCCTAACCAGCGGCTCCTCCCTGACAGCGGATGCGGCAATGTGAAAGCCCCCATAGCCCTTCACCGCGACGATTTTGCCCTCCGACAGCAGCCGCCCCGCTTCCCGCACAGGGTCATCTACATCTACGGGTTCGCCGCGGTTTGTGGTCAGGTAGGCTTTGGGTCCGCAGGTGGGGCAAGCCACGGTTTGTGCGTGAAAACGCCGATTTAATGGGTCACGGTACTCTCGGGCACATAAGCCGCAGAGGGGGAACTCTTGCATGGTGGTGTTTTTGCGGTCGTAGGGCAAGCGTTCGATGATGGTGAAGCGGGGTCCACAGTTGGTGCAGGTGATGAAGAAGTAGTCAAAGCGGGGGTCGTTTGGGTCACGCAGTTCACGTAGGCAGTCGTTGCAGATGGCGCTGTCAGGCGGAATCACCGAACCCGAATGTTCCAACGCCTCCGAGCTACGGATAATTGTGAAGGTTTCGTACTCGTTTTTGCCCGTGAGAGCTGCTTTTTGGATTTCGTAAATTTGAGCCAGCGGTGGCTTCTGCTTCTGTAAATCACGCAAAAAACCCGCGGCAGCTTCCTCTGTCCCTTCAAGATGGATTTCTACGCCAGCGTCCCCGCGGTTGCGCACGTACCCTGTCAGCCCGTTTTTGACGGCGATGCGGTACACGAACGGGCGAAATCCCACACCTTGAACAATACCCTTAACGTTGACTTTTAGACGCAACCCTGGACACTTCTATGCGTTAAAAGTAGAAAAAGTGAATTCATATAGATTGTGACTAATTGGATGATAACTGTTCATCGCGCAGGCGTCGCCGCAACACTTTTCCCGCAGAGCTCAAAGGCAACTCTTTGCGGAACTCCAATTCGCGAACCGCTTTGTAGGGGGCGACTTTGCCGTTGACAAAAGCTGTCAGTTCTTGCGCCGAAACAGAAGCGCCATCCTTAAGCACCACAAAGGCTTTGGGAATCTCGCCTACGCCTGATACAGGTTTACCGACAACGGCACAGAGCTTCACTGTGGGGTGCTCGTAGAGAACGTCTTCGATTTCGCGGGGGTAGACGCTGTAGTCTTTGTATTTGATGAGGTCTTTTTTGCGGTCGGTTATGTAGAAGTAGCCTTCGCTGTCCATGCGGGCGATGTCGCCGGTGAGAAGCCAGCCGTCGCGCAGAACCATAGCGGTTTCGTCGGGTTGCCGCCAATACCCCTTCATGACCTGCGGTCCTTTGACGGTAAGCTCGCCCACTTCGTCTGCCCCAAGAGCGTTTGCGCCCGTTACAAGGTCCACGATTTTGGCGTCTGTTCCGGGTAAGGGTAACCCGATGGAGCCTACGCGCACGGTTTTCATGGTCTTATCCACTGGGTTACAGTGAGTAACTGGGGAAGCCTCGGATAAGCCGTAGCCCTCCGCCAGCAAGCCGCCTGTGATTTGCATGAAGGTTTTCTGGACTTGGGGTGGGAGCGGCGAGGCACCGGAGATACAGACACGAATTGAAGTCAGGTCGTATTTGCTTAGTTCAGGATTAGCCAAAAGAATGGAGTACATGGTTGGGGAGCCACAGTAAACACTGATTTTTTGCTGCTGAATGGTTTGCAGCACAGTGACAGGGTCAAATTTGGGCATCAGAACCACTGTGGAGGCAAGGCTTATGGGGACGTTAAGGCTGGTGGTCATGCCGTAAATGTGGAACAGAGGAAGCGCCGCCAAAAAAACGTCGGATTCAGCGCCGTTTATCCAGCTGGCAAAAGCCACTGCGTTGGCAACGAGGTTTTGGTGGGTCAGCATGGCTGCCTTTGCGGTGCCCGTGGTTCCGCCAGTGTACTGCAGCGCCGCCAAATCCACTGTGGGGTCAAGGGCGATTTTGGGGGGTTGGTTGCTGGTTTTGAGAAAATCTTGGAAAAGTATTACGTTTGGGTTGTGCCCTTGAAGCTGTATGGACGCGGGTGTCAGGGCGTATTCGCTTGGGCTTGTAATGATGGCACGTTTCAGGAGGGTTTTCTGCCAAACCGCCTCCACCACTGGAAGAAGCGAATCCAACAAAACCACGGTCTGGGCTTGGGAGTCAGCCAGTTGATGCTCGACTTCACGTTCCCGATGCAAGGGGCTAATTGCCGTCAGAACCGCGCCTGCCTTGAGGACCCCATAGTAAGCAATTACGAACTGGGGAATGTTGGGCAAAAAGAGGGCTACACAGTCACCCTTCCTAACTCCCGAAGCTTCCAGCGCCGCGGCAAACTGGTCAGAAAGCAAGTTCAGTTTTTGATAGCTGATTTTGCGGTTAAGATACGAGATGGCGGTGTTTTCAGGGTGAGCTTTTGCAGTTTGGTTTAGAAGTTCGAACAGGGGGACCTGAGGGAAAGTTAAGGTTTTTGGGACATTTTGAGGCCATTTTTTAAACCAAGACTTGTTTTCTTTAGTAATAGCAAACACATCCGCGCGTTTGTCAGTACAAAGATGTGATGTTTTTTAAACTTGCCTTAGGCTGTGGCACCGAAAAAATGGGTCTTGCTGCAAAAGTAGAAGAAACAAAAACGAAAAGGTAGAGAGGGAAGGGGTAGGCTCAGAGATAGCTGAGCTACTTCTTGTTTGTGAGGTATTCGTGCATTGCTTGTGCTGCGCGTTTACCTGCACCCATGGCGCTGATGACTGTGGCTGCACCTGTGGCGACGTCTCCGCCTGCATACACTCCGTCAAGGCTGCTTTTGCCGACTTCGTCAACGCAGATGGTTCCGCGCTTGGGGTCACTTACCAAGCCTTCGGTTGTGCGTCCGATGATGGGGTTAGGTGTTTGTCCGATGGCGATGATGACTGTGTCGACGTCCATGGTGAACTCGCTGCCAGGGATTGTTTTGACTCCGCGTCTGCCTCTGGCGTCGGGTTCGGTGAGTTCCATGCAGATGCATTTCATGGCTTTGACCCAGCCGCGTTCGTTGCCGATGAACTCTAGGGGCGCTGCGAGGAACTTGCAGACTAAGCCTTCTTCTTCAGCGTTTTCGATTTCTTCGTGTCGTGCGGGTAGCTCATCGCGTGAACGACGGTAGACCAAGCAGACTTCTGCGCCTAAGCGCATGCTGCATCTGGCGCAGTCCATGGCTACGTTTCCGCCTCCGATGACAACAACGTGTTTGCCGATGCGGATTGGGGTGTCGTAGTCGGGGAATGCGAAGGCTTTCATGAGGTTAACGCGAATGAGGAACTCGTTGGCACTGTAGACGCCGCCGAGGTTTTCGCCGGGGCACCCAGTGAATTGGGGTAAGCCTGCACCACTGCCGATGAACACTGCGTCGTATCCGCCTTCTTTCATAAGTTCAGGGATGGTGTGGGTTCTGCCGATGAGGTTGCCTAAGCGAAGCTCGACACCGAGTTTTTGGACGTAGTTGACTTCGTTTTGGACAATGGCTTTGGGTAAACGGAACTCGGGAATGCCGTAAGAAAGCACACCGCCGCCCACATGGAGGGCTTCGAACTGGGTGACTTCGTGTCCGCGCTTGACAAGGTCAGCTGCAACGGTGAGTCCTGCGGGTCCAGCGCCGATTACTGCAACTTTTTTGCCTGTTGGCTCGGGTTTAGGTGGAAGCTGAAAACCGTTGTCGCGTTCCCAGTCTGCGAGGAATCGTTCTAAGCGTCCAATGCTGATTGGGTCACCCATTTTGCCGACGACACATTTGCTTTGGCACTGGGATTCTTGAGGGCAGACACGTCCGCAGACTGCAGGCAGAGCATTCTTGGTTTTGATGGTGGCGATGCCTTCGGCGTACTTCTTTTCTTTGATGCATTTGATGAATTCGGGAATTGGGACACCTACGGGGCAGCCAGTTACGCACTGAGGCTTTGGACAGGTCAGGCATCGGCTGGCTTCTTCTAAGGCTTCTTCTTCGGTGTAACCTAAAGCTACTTCCTTGAAGTTTTTCGCGCGCACTTTAGGCTCTTGTTTACGCATATCTACAGCTTGTTTCTTGAGTTTAGGTTTAGGCTTTGTTTCTGCCACACTTACAACCTCCACTTGTTTCCCATACGAGTGAACTTAAACGCTCTTCTGGAAGCATTTGACGCTGGCGCTGAATCAGTTCCTCAAAGTCCGTCAGGTGACCGTCGAATTCTGGTCCGTCGACACAGCCAAACAGCATCTTTCCGCCGACTGTAACACGGCAGACGCCACACATGCCCATGCCGTCAATCATGACGGGGGTTAGGGTGATGATTGTGGGTATGCCGTAGGGTTTGGTTATTTCGCTGACATCACGCATCATAACCACGGGTCCCATGACGACGCAGCGGTCAAACTTTTCTTTCTCCAAAAGCTCCTTGAGGAAGTCTAAGCCTTTATAGCCGTACGAGCCGTCGTCTGTGGCTACGTAGACTTCGTCGCTGAGTTCTCGGGCTTCTTTCTCCAGAATCATTGCTTCTTTGATTCTGGCGCCTAAAACGGTGGTGACGTGGTTACCAGCTTCTTTCATGGCTTTAATCTGCAAGATTATGGGGGCAATCATGATGCTGCCGCCGACGCAGAGAACCTTGCCGTACTTTTTGATCTCTGAGGGGTTACCCAAGGGACCAGTTACGTTCAGCAGACAGTCGCCTTCGTTGTAGCAGCCAAGTTCCTTGGTTGTTTTGCCGACTTCGTGGAAAGCAAACGAAACCGTGCCCTTCTGGGTGTCGTAACCACAGATGGTTAAGGGTATACGTTCACCTTTCTCGTGGGGAACCACAATGATGAATTGTCCCGCTTGAGCTTTAGCGGCGATGTCGGGTGCTTCAACTTCGAACAGAGTTTCTTTGTAGGAAAGGGTTTTTTTGGTTACTATTTTGTACGTTTTCCTTTCGCCTCCATTTCAATTGCTACAGTACACTGGGGCATCGCAGCAATTTTGTTGTAGAAAGCTTCAAAGTGAGGTTTGAATTGATTCTCGCATCTTGGTGAGAGTTCAACCATTTCAAAGCGGTCAGAAAGACCCAGCTTCTTGAGCACGTCTTGCAGGACACCAAGTTGGCGCTCTGCTACATCGCGGCCTTCCTGCAGTTTACAGTCTTCTGCAGCACAGACCACACCCATGACGCCGTCAAATCCTGACCTGAAGGCGTTCACGATGTGCACGGGATCCAAGGATTTAAAGCAGGGAACCTCCAGCACCATGGCGTTTTTGCCTTTGAGAACACATTCAGGGTCATCTAAACCTGAATATTCAGACCATTGACAACTAAAGACCAAAACTGCGGGAGCATTTTTCTGCTCTTTCAGTTTGGTTATGGCGCATCCGTAACGGTCCAAGACATTGTTGAATTCAAAACCTTTCACTTGGATGGCGTCATGTGGGCAAACCAGCTGGCAAGCGCCGCAACCCGTGCATTTTTGCGTGTCAATTGTGGGGGTTGCAAACGATTGTGCGGTGATTGCTCCGTATGGGCAGACAAAGACGCATTTGTCGCAGCCCACACATTCTTCGGTAACGTAAACTGCTTTTCGGGAATATTTGACAACACGCACTGCGTTTTCGTCATAGCCCAACTGTTGAAGAACGGCTTTGCTCAAAAGCAGGCGGCGAGTTTCAATTTTTGTGCCTTCCTTCATGCGGCAAAAGGCGTCTTCACACTGGACAGAAACAATGTTTTTCACGCCAGAACTTAAGGCGGTGAAAATGAAGTCAGCAGGGATTCTTCCTGCACAGGGTACACGCAGGGGGATATAGTTTGTGACGCTTAAGCCTTGTTCCTTGAGGATGTCAGCGATTTCGCCAGTGGAGGGCGAGTTTCCGCGGCACATCATAACAAGAGTATCGGCTTGTGCGGTTTTTAATTCGTTGTTAACGTATTCGTTTAGGTGGTCGTAGTCGTAGTAAGCCATCTCAATGGCAGTTACGGGACATGCGCTGTAGCAAATCCCGCAAACTTGACATTTCTGGTTATCTATTTCCACTTTGCCAGATTCTTCTTCACGGGTTATGGCTTCAAAAGGACACAGAGAATAGCATACTGCACAACGACTACACAGGTCTTGGTTAATTTTCACGGCAGCGAGACACTTTTCACTCATTTCAGTGAACCTCAATTTTTGGTTTCCCCAGTGCTTTTTTTACACCGTAAGCAGGTCAACCTATGCTTATGAATCCATGATGAGGGCTGTTGGATGATATAACGTTTACTGTTTAATTTCGGAAATACGAATATAATTTTAGCGGTCACTTACCCGCCAATTGCATCGTTTGTCTTGGTTTTTTTGCGACATAAAACAAATATAGCATAAGCGGAGGGAAGAAAAGGGGGAAAGGAGTTAAAATGAAAAAAAGCAGCCTCGCTTCTGTATCAACGATAATTTTACTCATCTTAATGTGTGTTCCACCAGTTTTTGGTGAAACCATCTTAAGCTTAGAAGACTTTGAGAGCCCTCTAAGAATCGACTCAGACGCCTCGTTAACCATAAACGTAGGCGAAAAAGCCACACTCCAAAACGACATCAACATCTATGAAGAAAGCGGAAGGGCACTTGTTCGAATCGTTAACCACGGCGAATTAACAATCAAAGCAAAAATAAACTGCACTGGCGCAAATCTAACAATACAAAATACAGGAAAACTTACCCTCCAAGACGAAAACATCAACATAACTGACTTGGCTAACCTGAACGTAGTAAACGAAAGCGAAATGGTCATACGTAACTACCTGTTTGATGTGAATTTTGGGGGAACAGTAACCCTTGACAGCAGCCAAGGAACCTTAACTGTGGACAATAGCTACATGGATGCAAGCGGGTCATTCAATGGGCACCTCTCAACAATTGCGGTCACAACTGGAAAAACCACGTGGGTCAATTCAGGAATGAACTGCGTAGGCGCAAATCTGACAATAAAAAACACAGGAGAGCTAACGTTACGAGATGAGGTAGTCAGCATTTCAGGCTGGGGAAACCTGTCTGTAATAAATGAAGGTGAGATGTTTATACATAATCAGACTATCGGCGTTTACGCTGGCTACTGCTACATCACAAACAACGGCAACTTAACCACCGAAGACTGGTATCTTAAAGACCAAAACGACGGAACAGTCTTCACCAACAACGGCAACGCCAACCTAACACACACAAGCTTCATCGCAAATGGCGCTGCAGGAAAACACATCATTGTCAACAGAGGCAACCTTCAACTTACCCAATGCCAACTTGACACAAACTATGGAGGGTTAATAAGCCTTGACAGCCGCCAAGGAACCCTAAACGTGGACAACAGCATATTGGATTCTAACGGCTCATCCCACGGAAACCAATCTACAATCGAACTAACCACGGGCAAAACCACATGGACCAACACCACCCTGAGCACTCGAAGTGCCAGCTTAGTCTACTCAGACCACGGAACGGACAGCACAGTACAGAACTGTACGTTCAGCAACATCAGCTATAACGTCCACGGTCAAACCAGCATAACCAAAAGCACCCTCACAAACAACAACCTCACCAATCAAGGCAACTTGGCGTTGACCACCTGCACCGTAACCCAAAGAAACACCACCATAGAAAACAGCAACCACATGGAAATCGTCAACACCCAATTTGTCAGCGAAGAAACCCTGAACTTTGAAAACTTGGGAACAATAGACTGCGACAACTGGATGCTACAAACAAAAGCCACTGGAGACGCTCTTTTGACAAACAAAGGCACCATCACATTCATTCAGCCGTTTATTGAAGACACGAGGAGCCAAGAACTGGTCAGTCTAGGAGCGGCCCCCACAAGTTTTAGTCAGCGGTCAGGCGGAGATATAACTGTCATAAACCAAGGCATCATCCAAACTGCTCAAACAACCCCAAGTGCACCAAGCGCAACATCAACAAGCACGCCAACACCCACCGTGACACCGACGAGTACAGCGACGCCAACAATGAGTGCCCCGAGCACAACACCAACCCCGACCAACACGCCCGCAACCACAAACATGAACCCAACCCCAACACCTACAAACACCCCAACATCACCAAGTAACCCAACACCGTCACCGTACACAACCCCAACAAACACGCCCACGCCAGCCACAAACACCCAAACCGATGAGTCTCCGCCGTTCGTGTACATAGGCTTAGCATTAGGGGCAGTTTTTGTTCTACTGATTATTGTGGTTGTTTGGAAAAGAAAGAAAAAGGACGCCCAGAACTCTTGAGCTGCCTCGCCAAAACTAACGGCAGCAGCCACAGGTGTTAGGCAAAAGGAAGAGTTTCCTTTTTTATTTTCTGTAGTAGGGTCGTTTAATGTAGCTGTAGGCTTCTAAGGCGGCGGTTATGCCTTGCCCCACTGCAGTTCCCACTTGCTTCACGGGATGATTGGTTACGTCGCCAGCTGCGAAAACACCTGCAAGGTTAGTTCGTTGATGCATGTCAATTTTGATGCTTTTGCCGCCTTCTTCAGCTTCCACGCCTGCCTCCAACGCAGGTGCACTATTGGGGGACTCGCCGACCTGCACAAAAACCGCAGACACAGGCAACTCAGTGGTTTCTTTGGTTTTAACGTTGAAGAGCACGACGGAGTTGACGACTTTTTCGCCTTTGATTTCTTGGATTTCGGTGTTCCAGTAAACTTTGATGTTGGCTTTTGAGGAAACATCCTTAACCAACGCTTCTTCAGCGCGGAAAGCGTCCCGCCTGTGGACAACTGTGACTTCACCTGCGATACCACCAAGGTAAAGGGTAGTTGTGCAGGCAGAGTTGCCGCCTCCAACCACCAGGACATGTTTACCTTTAAAGAAGGGACCGTCGCAGACGCCGCAGTAGCTGACGCCTCTGCCGTGGAATTCTTTTTCACCTTTTACGCCGAGTTCATTGTAGTGGGAGCCAGTGGCTATGATAACGGCGGTGGCTTCATAGTCGGCGCGGGAAGTCTTCACCTTTTTAACTTCGCCTTCAAGGTCCATGCTGACGACGGGTTCGACATCGTGGATGACGGCGCCTGCTTTTTTGCAGTGCAGCGTCATTTTTTCGGCGAGTTCAGTGCCAAGTATCTGGGGAAAGCCAGGGTAGTTCTCCACCATGGGGGCTTCAGCTGCGGTTCCGCCTGCCAGCCGTTCATCCAAAAGAAGCGTACGCAACCCACTCCGGGCACCATAAATGCCTGCAGCCAACCCAGCTGCGCCTGCACCGACAATTATCAAATCCCACTTTTCCATATCAAAGTCACTTTCGCTAAGGTTAACTGAGGTTTGGAGTTTATGAATTATTCGGGAGCATGTTGCTGTTGGGTTGTGGGTTTGTTACAGAACAAGGTTTTCTTTTTGTCAAGACTTCTTTACAAACAAACTTTTAGGGAATAAGAGCCGAAATATGAAGTGGCGGTAGGCATGAGAAAATCGCTCAAAGCTACACTCGTTGTCTGTACAGTGATTCTTTTAACCGCCATGAGTTCTCAGTGCACAAATACATATTCACAGGACGCTTCACCTGACAACTGGCCCATGTTCCACACAAACCCATCGCATGATGGCGCAGGAACAGGCAAACCAGCCTTAAGCCCCGCCCTGTTCTGGAGCTACAACACCGGCACCAACACCGTTTATGCATCTCCCGCAGTTTATGAAAACACAGTCTACATAGGCACAGGTAACGGCACCCTTTATGCTCTGGACGCAAACAGCGGCAATCAACGCTGGAAATACAATGCATACACAAGCAGCAGCAAAATCTCTTCCTGCCCCGCGGTGGTTAACGGCGTGGTCTATGTAGGGGTGGATTCGTTCACACCTGGGCGCCCCATCATTAACATCGGTGTCATTTGCGCTTTAAACGCCAGTAACGGCAAAAAACTCTGGGACTTCCAAACAGGGGGTCCTATTTCATCTCCAAATGTAGTGGATAACGTAGTTTTTTTCGGCACATACAACAATAACACTTACGCGTTAAACGCAGACAACGGGGCTTTACTGTGGAACTACACTACAGGGGGTTCAGTCCTGTCTTCACCTGCTGTAGTTAACGGCATTGCATACTTCGGTTCGTTTGACAGCAACATCTACGCCTTAAACGCCACCAATGGCTTTCCATACTGGAATTATACGACAGGAGACGACGTTGTTTCATCTCCAGCTGTCGCGGAGGGCACCGTTTTTGTCGGCTCGGAAGACGGAAACGTCTACGCTTTGGATGCATCCACTGGAGCTAAAGTCTGGAGTTACGTAACGGAGGGGTATGTTGATTCTTCTCCAGCAGTTGCGTCTAATGTTGTTTACGTCGGCTCCATAGACGGCAATGTTTATTCTTTGAATGCGTCAAATGGCGTGAAGCTTTGGAATTTCACTACGGGCGACGCGGTCTATTCCTCACCAGCCGTTGTTGGGTCTGTGGTTTACGTGGGCTCATTAGACGGCAACGTTTACGCGTTGAATGCAAACAACGGGTCTAAACTTTGGAATTATGCCACAAGCAGTTTTGTTAGGTCTTCGCCCGCGGTTGCCAACGGCGTAGTCTACATAGGCTCGTATGATGGCAACGTTTATGCATTGGGAATTCAGGGAACCTTAACTGAGCCGCCCATTGTTCTGTACCCCAACACTTTTGTAATTAACGCCGATGGTCGTGTGACCCCTTCAACCACACTCATACAACAAACGGGCAACACTTACAGCTTAACGGATAACATGAGCAAACAAATATGGCTTCAAAGAAGCGACGTTGTTCTGGACGGAAAAGGATGCATCAACAGCGGAATTCACGCCAATGGGCAAACGAATGTAACAATCAAGAACTTCGGTGGTACCGAAATTAGCTTGCATGGTGTTTCAAATTTCACTGTTTTGAACAATACGTTATCGACTTTGGATATGCCGTGGTATGAAACGAGCGCAATCACAGTCTACAATAGCAGTTTTGTGAAAATCGTTGGAAACACCATT is a window encoding:
- a CDS encoding PQQ-binding-like beta-propeller repeat protein, whose protein sequence is MRKSLKATLVVCTVILLTAMSSQCTNTYSQDASPDNWPMFHTNPSHDGAGTGKPALSPALFWSYNTGTNTVYASPAVYENTVYIGTGNGTLYALDANSGNQRWKYNAYTSSSKISSCPAVVNGVVYVGVDSFTPGRPIINIGVICALNASNGKKLWDFQTGGPISSPNVVDNVVFFGTYNNNTYALNADNGALLWNYTTGGSVLSSPAVVNGIAYFGSFDSNIYALNATNGFPYWNYTTGDDVVSSPAVAEGTVFVGSEDGNVYALDASTGAKVWSYVTEGYVDSSPAVASNVVYVGSIDGNVYSLNASNGVKLWNFTTGDAVYSSPAVVGSVVYVGSLDGNVYALNANNGSKLWNYATSSFVRSSPAVANGVVYIGSYDGNVYALGIQGTLTEPPIVLYPNTFVINADGRVTPSTTLIQQTGNTYSLTDNMSKQIWLQRSDVVLDGKGCINSGIHANGQTNVTIKNFGGTEISLHGVSNFTVLNNTLSTLDMPWYETSAITVYNSSFVKIVGNTITNSDIGIFMTASQNNLILSNTISGMSTVWQHVSAGIMLYNSSNNTIHHNNFANNTLAVAIEGLSSVNNRWNDGESSGGNYWGDYQSKYPKGSERDNSGIWNTPYVIDANNIDHYPLINQVSITAPLSTPTSSPTSRLSPTPTPSPTASPSIPEFPAGIAILAFITATLIAMSLFKRNRIAGGLKQANAK